The Vairimorpha necatrix chromosome 1, complete sequence genome contains a region encoding:
- a CDS encoding glycosyltransferase translates to MPCKFNIAMVTDYYFPSTGGIETHIRHLAKNLIQFGHKVIVITHRHTNMEEAEEFQDIKVYKLNLPIVACNTSFPSLYSNFHILKKIFEIENIEIVHGHATMSNLCLESLFHARTLNLKTVMTEHSIFEEGPFENVIVNSFSKFIFKTVDRCICVSKTSQGNFIQRNCLPKNIVKVIPNAVKAENFYPNINKPKGKVVIILSRLFYRKGIDLLIKAIPLICQQDKEIKILIAGEGPKRDEIEQIVDENQLSHRVQVFGEVKHQDAGKFLRQGDIFLNTSLTETFCLAILEASMCGLHVVSTNVGGIHEVLPKELITFAKPTPEDLALKVIEKAADYDKQEILKAYEKLKTKYSWKKVAQQTVEIYREIEHRNMTISDRLGEYNSIFEHFLIILEYVWFYAISIFCRK, encoded by the coding sequence ATGCcttgtaaatttaatattgcCATGGTCACTGATTATTATTTCCCTTCTACAGGCGGGATTGAAACTCACATTAGACATTTGGCCAAAAATCTCATCCAATTTGGCCATAAGGTCATTGTCATTACACATAGACATACAAATATGGAAGAAGCTGAGGAATTCCAAGATATAAAAGTatacaaattaaatttgcCCATTGTCGCTTGTAATACTTCATTTCCAAgtttatattcaaattttcatattttaaaaaaaatattcgagattgaaaatattgaaattgTCCATGGCCATGCCACAATGTCAAATTTATGCTTAGAAAGTTTATTTCATGCAAGAAccttaaatttaaaaactgTCATGACCGAACATTCAATATTTGAAGAAGGTCCATTTGAAAATGTCATTGTTAATTCTTtctcaaaatttatatttaaaactgTTGATAGGTGCATTTGTGTAAGTAAAACATCTCAAggaaattttatacaaagAAATTGTCTaccaaaaaatattgtcaAAGTTATACCAAACGCAGTCAAGGccgaaaatttttatccaaatataaataaaccaAAAGGCAAAGTAGTAATCATTTTGTCtagattattttatagaaaaggAATTGATCTTCTTATTAAAGCTATTCCTTTGATTTGTCAACAAGacaaagaaataaaaattttgatagCAGGCGAAGGACCAAAAAGAGATGAAATAGAACAAATTGTCGATGAGAATCAATTAAGTCATCGTGTCCAAGTTTTTGGAGAAGTAAAACATCAAGACGCTGGGAAATTTCTAAGACAAGGTGACATTTTCTTGAATACTTCACTTACTGAAACATTTTGCCTGGCCATCTTAGAAGCTTCTATGTGTGGATTACATGTTGTTTCTACAAATGTAGGAGGTATTCATGAAGTTTTACCTAAAGAATTAATTACATTCGCGAAACCAACACCAGAAGATTTAGCATTAAAAGTTATAGAAAAGGCAGCAGATTACGACAAACAAGAAATTTTGAAAGCTTATGAAAagttaaaaacaaaatattcatGGAAAAAAGTGGCACAGCAGACGGTGGAAATTTATAGAGAGATAGAACACAGAAATATGACTATTAGTGATCGGCTTGGTGAATATAATTCGATTTTTGAacattttttgattattttgGAATATGTCTGGTTTTATGctatttctattttttgcCGAAAATga
- a CDS encoding peptidoglycan-N-acetlyglucosamine deacetlyase (PgdA), translating into MHILLYLLKIISVTLPSTCSNAGLIALTFDEGPTSNTENILDLCQEKDILVTFHFTVHMLSSGKYRNVYKRAIEEGHTVGLRTTPTRNYDEMEPDVINSDINKQIEAINKVTGSDIKFARSPVSDGDVNPEIYNTFVQNNIIQTYYNYGYPEDNKTPEDFEFTISTASPQIDSFIVTLYENVDLDELEELIDIGQKNGYEFVNMDQCLGDYEPDPADVQGGRYKKKNGEVCEIFMLPFITLIYYII; encoded by the coding sequence atgcatatacttttatatttgttaaaaattataagtgTTACACTACCAAGTACATGCTCGAATGCCGGACTCATAGCATTGACATTTGACGAAGGACCCACTTCTAACACAGAGAACATCTTAGACTTATGCCAGGAAAAGGACATTCTAGTTACTTTCCATTTTACAGTTCATATGTTGTCTTCTGGGAAATATAGAAATGTTTACAAAAGAGCTATAGAAGAAGGACACACAGTCGGATTAAGAACGACGCCCACTAGAAATTATGATGAGATGGAGCCTGATGTAATAAATAGTGATATCAACAAACAAATAGAAGCTATAAATAAAGTCACTGGGTCGGATATTAAATTTGCCAGATCTCCAGTTTCAGACGGAGATGTGAATCCTGAAATTTACAATACATTTGTGCagaataatattatacagacttattataattatggATATCCTGAAGACAATAAAACACCAGAAGATTTCGAATTTACAATTTCTACAGCGAGTCCACAGATTGACTCTTTTATTGTGACTTTATATGAAAATGTAGATTTGGATGAATTAGAAGAATTAATCGACATAGGACAGAAAAATGGATATGAATTTGTAAACATGGATCAATGTTTAGGAGATTATGAACCAGACCCGGCAGATGTACAAGGGGGAAggtataaaaagaaaaatggaGAAGTATGTGAAATATTCATGCTTCCATTTATTACActgatttattatataatataa
- a CDS encoding CTP synthase (pyrG), producing MKHIVVTGGVVSGIGKGVFSSSIGTILKSKGHNVAHIKIDPYLNFSAGMMAPSEHGEVYVLNDGTETDLDLGNYERFQGIELKSENAITGGKIFYDVINKEKNGGYGGKTLQINPNCVDEIINQINKVSSSEFVDEINKIKFVPDVVIIELGGTVGDHESIMFLEALYKLKTSLPKEDLIFISVDFLVELRGVEHKTRPLQISTRNLRSYGLSSDIIICRGQNEMSPEIISKISTKCSVDEDSIILLPTLSSVYKVPSFLNSKGFFNVLSKKLNIKEKESTDFYFSRLERLAKRKEKEVNIGIIAKYGCQADSYASVVHSINFSANEVGVHAEIIWIDSEKLEKDDEKEIENLKSCEGIIVPGGFGSRGTEGKINAIKYCRENGIPFLGICLGMQLSVIEFARNVLGLENPTSEEFNCKSETQVIKYLNLNGVASKTLRLGANKIILAENSKISSIYQDRVISERHRHRFGIATKYLEEFENKGYVCSGKSECDNVAEIFELQSHRFFIGVQYHPEFNAKPYCPSKLLTAFIKASTEKL from the coding sequence ATGAAACATATTGTTGTAACAGGAGGTGTAGTTTCTGGTATTGGCAAGGGTGTTTTTTCTAGTAGTATTGGgacaatattaaaatctaaaGGACACAATGTTGctcatataaaaatagatcCATATCTAAATTTCTCTGCTGGAATGATGGCGCCATCAGAACATGGAGAAGTTTATGTTTTGAATGATGGGACAGAAACAGATTTAGACTTGGGAAATTATGAAAGATTTCAAGGAATAGAACTTAAATCTGAAAATGCAATTACGGGtggtaaaattttttatgatgtCATAAATAAAGAGAAAAATGGTGGATATGGTGGAAAAACACTACAAATAAATCCAAATTGTGTTgatgaaattataaatcaaattaataaagtTTCGTCTTCTGAATTTGTTGacgaaataaataaaattaaatttgtgCCAGACGTGGTTATTATTGAATTAGGCGGGACTGTAGGAGATCACGAGtcaattatgtttttagaagctttgtataaattaaagACTTCTCTTCCTAAAGAAGAtctcatttttatttctgtGGACTTTTTAGTCGAGCTTCGTGGGGTTGAACACAAAACAAGGCCTTTACAAATTTCTACAAGAAATTTGAGATCTTATGGCTTGTCAAGTGATATTATCATTTGTAGAGGGCAAAATGAAATGAGTCcagaaattatttctaaaatttctaCTAAATGTTCAGTGGACGAAGATTCTATCATTTTATTACCAACTTTATCTTCTGTTTACAAAGTTCCGTCATTTTTGAACTCTAAGggattttttaatgttttgtctaaaaaattaaatattaaagaaaaagaatCCACGGATTTCTACTTCTCAAGACTAGAAAGACTAGCTAAAAGAAAAGAGAAAGAAGTTAATATTGGGATTATTGCTAAATATGGCTGCCAGGCCGACTCTTACGCGAGTGTAGTCCATTCGATAAATTTCTCAGCCAACGAAGTTGGCGTTCATGCTGAAATAATTTGGATCGACTCcgaaaaattagaaaaagacGACGAAAAAGAAATCGAAAATTTGAAATCTTGTGAAGGAATTATAGTCCCAGGTGGATTTGGTTCCAGAGGCACAGAAGGGAAAATTAATGCTATCAAATATTGTAGAGAAAATGGAATACCTTTCCTTGGGATTTGTCTTGGTATGCAATTGTCAGTCATAGAATTTGCGAGAAATGTTCTTGGGCTAGAAAACCCAACATCTGAAGAATTTAATTGTAAGTCAGAAACTCAAGTCATAAAATATCTCAATTTAAATGGAGTAGCCTCTAAAACATTGAGACTTGGAgccaataaaattattctgGCAGAAAATTCCAAAATTTCTTCAATTTACCAAGATCGCGTGATTTCTGAGCGCCATAGGCACAGATTTGGAATTGCGactaaatatttagaagaatttgaaaataaaggaTATGTTTGTTCTGGTAAATCAGAATGCGATAATGTAGCAGAAATATTTGAACTACAATCTCATAGGTTTTTTATTGGTGTTCAGTACCATCCAGAATTTAATGCTAAGCCTTATTGTCCGTCTAAACTTTTGACAGCTTTTATTAAAGCGTCAACagaaaaactttaa
- a CDS encoding kinesin-like protein (KIF2C) produces MSTFEQILKANNLHHIYPTLTRLGINSFTSLKNYKSSDLEDLGILDYIDRIKLLKIIRENGISGKFDDNKIIVCVRKRPLKDENDDAVDICENQLTVNEPKLKVDLQSYTEKHEFIFDEVFEKTCSNDFVYNKTLSSIVKHVNEGGCGAIIAYGQTGTGKTYTMMEENTGIIYRALADITKIKPTGFITFCEIYMGNIYDLINKREKIILREVGGIVHLTNSTSLEFKSYNDICKIINKGLNFRRTGVTGANSKSSRSHAVLIVSFDAKKSSALSSKNSLIFVDLAGSERGTDRKASTNEIKNEGAEINKSLLALKECIRGIELDKKHLPFRQSKLTQILKNSFIGESKTCIIATISPSYENLEHTLNTLRYASRIKDFKKSNGLYSTNTSSNEISVSEFSPTSSSFLTNSSLLFSPSFKLSEEIESKDLSILEKKIKKKKEVKKLLEEVSKKIDTCDFSELVDVYNKLETLTKYLDR; encoded by the coding sequence ATGTCTACATTTGAACAAATACTAAAGGCAAATAATTTACACCACATTTATCCCACACTTACAAGATTGGGAATCAATTCATTCAccagtttaaaaaattataaatcttcAGATCTTGAAGATTTGGGTATTCTCGATTATATTGACAGAATTAAATTACTGAAAATTATTAGAGAAAACGGGATCTCTGGGAAATTTgatgataataaaataattgtgTGTGTTCGTAAGCGCCCTCTGAAGGACGAAAATGATGACGCCGTCGACATTTGTGAAAATCAATTGACGGTAAATGAGCCCAAATTAAAAGTCGATTTACAGAGCTACACGGAGAAACATgagtttatatttgatgAAGTGTTTGAGAAAACATGTAGTAATGATtttgtttacaataaaaCTTTGTCAAGTATTGTAAAACATGTCAATGAAGGCGGGTGTGGTGCAATAATTGCTTATGGCCAAACTGGTACAGGCAAGACTTACACAATGATGGAAGAAAACACAGGCATAATTTACAGAGCACTAGCAGACATCACAAAAATCAAACCCACTGGATTTATAACATTCTGCGAAATTTATATGGGAAACATTTACgacttaataaataaaagagaaaaaattatattaagaGAAGTAGGCGGAATAGTCCATTTGACAAATAGCACAAGTTTAGAATTCAAATCTTACAAtgatatttgtaaaataattaacaaAGGACTCAATTTCAGAAGGACGGGCGTAACGGGCGCGAATTCTAAATCGTCAAGATCTCACGCCGTACTGATCGTCAGTTTTGACGCTAAAAAATCCAGCGCTTTGTCCagtaaaaattctttaattttcgTCGATCTAGCGGGCAGTGAACGAGGCACGGACCGGAAAGCCAGCacaaatgaaataaaaaacgaaggagcagaaattaataaaagcCTTTTGGCCTTGAAAGAATGTATTAGAGGAATAGaattagataaaaaacatcttCCTTTTAGACAAAGCAAGCTGACACAAATTCTGAAAAATTCTTTCATTGGCGAGTCTAAGACTTGTATAATTGCCACGATTAGCCCGTCttatgaaaatttagaacACACTCTGAACACTTTAAGGTATGCGTCAAGAATCAAAGATTTCAAGAAATCTAATGGATTGTATTCTACGAATACATCGTCTAATGAAATAAGTGTAAGTGAATTTAGTCCCACTTCGTCAAGCTTTTTAACAAATAGTTCACTTTTATTTAGTCCGAGTTTCAAGCTTTCTGAAGAAATTGAAAGCAAAGATTTGTcgattttagaaaaaaaaattaaaaagaagaaagaagTCAAAAAACTTCTAGAAGAagttagtaaaaaaatagacacATGTGATTTTAGTGAATTAGTAGatgtttataataaattagagacattaacaaaatatttagataggtaa
- a CDS encoding pescadillo-like protein, producing MVQKYLKPHKKFISRSKIKDLLFLEDKEFDELVTLLGIFPYVAKKSQKLDITSDFYYKISDYEKIKSSEIFKTFKSNKSKLRKKEKYEKQGLFTKASKFQEEEYNFINLLKDRFNSFGKAVDEMSSSLSSLCLANKLELDDEIPKVLEDFKNFVIENKLLTKGFMSKKGVYYQVNIQNIKVIWLNPYNGDNLKEIIEIKKDEPVKFKWSELNFLDFASEEEDESSEIEYVKSDKLDVSLLSYAIPFQKYHLKLVLHKLNLMSLKQENNIFEGLKFSIFCDNLVDDLIFVIKSCSGLIDDVNFDICLGENFDEILEDKFYCHPQYVFDCLNSGCKLDIKKYLVGKSLPKHKSPFELGNFVDPDALISLSKNKRNKLQDIIDGFEDVHYKNKKQQ from the coding sequence ATGGTccagaaatatttaaagccacacaaaaaattcatctcaagatcaaaaataaaagatctATTATTTCTAGAAGACAAAGAATTTGATGAATTAGTCACTCTACTAGGAATATTTCCATACGTAGCAAAAAAAAGTCAAAAACTTGACATAACAtcagatttttattataaaatttcagattacgaaaaaatcaaatcttctgaaatttttaaaacatttaaaagcAACAAAAGCAaactaagaaaaaaagaaaaatacgAAAAACAAGGACTATTCACAAAAGCCAGTAAATTCCAGGAAgaagaatataattttataaatcttttaaaagataGATTTAATTCATTCGGCAAAGCCGTTGATGAAATGAGTTCTTCATTGTCAAGTTTATGTTTAGCAAATAAATTGGAGTTAGACGACGAAATTCCAAAAGTTTtagaagattttaaaaattttgtaattgaaaataaattattaacaAAAGGTTTTATGTCTAAAAAAGGCGTGTATTACCAAGTAAATATTCAGAATATTAAAGTAATATGGTTAAATCCGTACAATGGAGATAAtcttaaagaaattatagaaataaaaaaagacgaaccagtaaaatttaaatggtCAGAATTGAATTTTCTAGATTTCGCGTCTGAAGAAGAAGACGAGTCTTCTGAAATTGAGTATGTAAAATCTGATAAATTGGATGTGTCACTTCTTTCATACGCGATTccttttcaaaaatatcatctGAAACTTGTACTGCACAAATTGAATCTAATGAGtttaaaacaagaaaataatatttttgaaggCTTGAAATTTTCTATCTTTTGTGACAATCTTGTTGAcgatttaatttttgttataaaatCGTGTTCTGGTTTAATTGATGATGttaattttgatatttgCTTAGGTGAGAATTTTGATGAAATTTtagaagataaattttattgtcaTCCACAATATGTTTTTGATTGTTTAAATTCGGGATGTAAACTTgatattaagaaatatttagtCGGGAAAAGTCTTCCTAAACATAAGTCGCCTTTTGAACTTGGTAATTTCGTGGATCCTGATGCGTTAATTTCCttgtcaaaaaataaaaggaaTAAATTGCAAGACATTATTGACGGATTTGAGGATGTGcactataaaaataagaagcaacaataa